TTGTCTGAGGTGGGATCGGGTTCAGCAGCAGGCCCCGCTCGCAGCAGGCCTTGGCCATCGCCAAGGCTACCGGCCTGGTGAACTCCATCGCCAGGAGCAGGCCGCGGCCCCGAACCTCCTTCACAATATCCCACTCCTCTTGCAAGCCCAGGAGCCGCTCCCGGAAGTAGCTTCCCACCCGTACCGCGTTGCCCGGCAGATCTTCCTTCATGATAAACCGCAAGACCGCACCGGC
This DNA window, taken from Candidatus Methylomirabilis sp., encodes the following:
- a CDS encoding aminotransferase class III-fold pyridoxal phosphate-dependent enzyme → AGAVLRFIMKEDLPGNAVRVGSYFRERLLGLQEEWDIVKEVRGRGLLLAMEFTRPVALAMAKACCERGLLLNPIPPQTIRFMPPLIISQQDVDQAIMILDAAIRQIK